Genomic window (Pseudoliparis swirei isolate HS2019 ecotype Mariana Trench chromosome 23, NWPU_hadal_v1, whole genome shotgun sequence):
AATATGTATAAGCCTCCATACATTTCCGGTTATAAGTTTGGTGCAGGTATGAAACAACAGCAAAAGTATCCCATTCGGCTCCGGATGacaacacgtttttttttttttttacagtggaaCACATCCACCTGAATGCATTCGCTCAAATCCTCGAGGGCACTTTCTTGGCTACGACGTCACAGAGGAGTTACAGTATAAAACATTCTAAGAAACATATTGAATTTGAATGATAAATTATAAATTTCAACATTTACAAAATTCTGATGTttttacatatgtacatattaaCAGGATTCATCCAATCGGTCACTGGTGGTCCTATTTCACAAAGGGGTTCTCAGAAAGAAACAAATTCCTTGAATGTGACAGTGAGACTGTTTGTTGTAATGTCAGTGATTATGATATTTCCCATAAAAGGGGAGATATCTTTAAGAGGTGCTTCTGTCGATTTCTCCGCGGACGTCTGCGTGTCTTCTATTACGCGAGTCGTGTTTGTGACGACAGGCTCGGCCTCCGGCGCTACTTCCGTCTCCGCCTGCTTCTTATTCTTTGGGCAGCTGAGATCCATCGGCTCCTCCTGGCTGCCAGAGTCCACAACCTCGTATGTAAATGTGCTGCTGTGGCGGGGGCCGCTACAGTGGAGGTCCATCGGTTTGtcctgagggggcgtggccacagTGCTGGGGACGCTGAAGCTTCTGGAAGTCAGGTAGGTTTTGGAGACGCTCCTGTCCTCAGCGGGATCCGAGAGCTTCCGCTTGCGGTCGTTGGGAAAAGAAGGAATCCTGATCTGGTCCACGGACGTCGGGGTCGGGATGTTGTTGTCGACGGACCAGGACGTAAGCGGTGAGCTAGCGGTCAGCTGAAGGGGAAGATCATCCGGTAAGTCGGCCTGACCGCGAGCCACCTCGGTGTTGTATTCCTCTGCTGTGCTTGGTGACGGTTTGGAGAAGTGTCTGTCCTTTGGGGAACACTTTATAGGATGCTCTGCAGCCGGGAGGGAGCTGCCGTTACAGAGCTCTTTTGGGAGACCGTTCTCCGGGTGCTCCACCATTTTGGTTGTGTGTGCTGGATTGTTGTCCGACGGTTTGGTGTTTTGGGGTTTCACTTCGCTGGAAGACTCCCCGTGTTTACCCTTGGCTCCATGAGCCTTGTTGCTGTCCATATATTTGCTCATGACAATAACAATACGTCcattcttgtttttgttcttgatTATCTTCATTTTGCTGCTCACGGCGCTCGGCAGGGTTGCGTCTTTAGGATTGGGTTTAAGGGCGTGTTCGCTCTCAGCATCTTTCACAGCCGGTTTCATCACCTCCACTGCCATCTCTTTCACTTTGCTCAAGCagcctgtgtctttgtctcgAACCCACTTCTGCTGCAGGGCCAGCGGTAAGTTCCAGCCAGGATTTGTGGGTTTACTGGCGGGTTCCTGAACCTTGACCACTTCCTTTAGCCTGGAAGCCTGTGCGTCGTACATGCTCGGGTCAGGCTCATAGTGGTGGTGCTTTTTGCTGTTGAGCTGGTAGATGAACTTCTTCTTGCCATTTGTTGGCTGGTCAGCGGGGACCTCCTGGCTGTTGGGCTGGTACTGATGGTGCTTCTTGCTGTTGAGCTGGTACTGTTGAGGCTGGGGCCGCTGGACCGGGACGGGGTCGGGCTTGAGGATAGCCTCTGCATCCTGAGATGATTCTTCGAAACCTGCAGGGATACAGGATCTTCTGGCAAAGGAGGGTACCTTGAAGAAAGAAACAAGACACCTAGTTAAACATTTTGCATCGAAGTCAAGAATATAATCAgtcaaatattaataatgagGATTGTAATTCTGGGATGTATTTAAGTAATAACTAAAAGCAATAAGCCAACGAAGTATTGCCCTTGTTAGTGGGGTCTTAAAGAAAACGTTGTTTTTAGGCCAAAGTATATATAAGAACCTCTATGGAGACCAGATCCTGCATTCCCCATAATGCAACACTCACCTCGCTGTGTTTTACCATCCCCGCTTTAGGCAAATGTCTTTTTAACACTATGCCACTATTTTGCCATGCACAGTTAAACGTTATACAGTTGTGGTCTCCAAGGCAAAGCTTAGGTAAGCCCCATGTCATCACTATGATTATTTCTCCCCCTggtgccattaaacaatggttTTCAAAAACTGTGCATATGGAGTAAGGTTTAATGCCCCTTTTAACAGAGTTCAAACTGCAGCTAAAATAAGCAAACCTACGGGCTGAGTTTACAAGATGCTGAAGCCTTTTCGGAAATTGAAATATACTATCCAATCCGTGCTCAGTTTACAATCTCCCTCCCACCATcttgtcccctccccctcctcctgtacAAGGCTGACCCTTCGGGCTGTCAAAGGGGAACTGCAGCGGAACGCTCAAGACGCTCTGGCTGTGACCTCAGGTCAGAGAGGTGCCACCAGACATGTCACGCTTTATTCCTGATTGCTGGCCACGTGTGACTCTGGCAATGTGGAATGCCTCTTAAGGAGTGTCACTGCATAACAATTGGCTCCAAGTCTCTCTAAATATATCATTACATTGTAAAGGACAGAGGTAAAATAGTCAGAGCACGAGACAAGTGCTACTTTCAGCCATCTATTTTTATCTTTTGCCAACAGGGACTTGAAAGAAACCCTTCTCCTGATAGATTCACTTGGACCAAACGAGACCGTACAATAATACGCTCTCTGTGCATCTGTTTGTCGCACATAAAGCTATTTAGCATAAGAAAATAATGAACATGCAGATAAAATGAGTGCACTCATGCGGCGCTTGCGTCACCTCAGGCAACAAACCCTGTTTCACGATGAGTGAGCAGACAAATCCAGCTGTAGGACCCGACCCCATCCTTCCTTCACCCTTTACTCCATCCCTCTCCAAAAAATCTATTTATAACCGCAACCATGATGGCTGCAGCCCTTAAACAcctgacagcccccccccccccccttttggccTCTAACAGAGCGAAACTTGACAGGATGGCTTAGAAGAGCAAGACATTTCTACAGAAGCCATCATGTCCGTGATGACTCGTAAATGATGAAGTGGATGATTACCTGGAGTAAAAGATGTTTGGGTTTTGGCCCCCGTTTGCGATATCCCAACAGCTGCTCTTGCCTCTCTCTGCGAAAACAAAAAGGTAATTACGTTTTCTGGCACCATGTTTACCTTCTATACACAACATCTCATTTAACTGCCAGTGTTTCACtttcagaataataaaaaaatctaattgtATCATAAAGAAAATTACAAGGTTGACGTGTGAAGTATTTGTTCCATTTCTTCCACCTACTCAAGGTCAAAAGTGAAATTTAGATTTTGGGGGACTAATGAATACCCACGTGTGACCTGCTGCAAAGCATTATGGTCCTTATTTGCATAGCTCTCCATGGTAATAGGCCCATTTCATATTCTCATTATCCTGGAAAAAATTCAATTAAGGCTACAGCAGGGAAAATCTCCCCTTGTCTTTCAAACATCCTCCCTCCTGCAGCACGCCCTTTCTTCTACATTCAATCTCTAATTAGGGTCAGGAGGGATGAAATGGGATAAATACAACCGAACTTCTGGGATACGGGCTGCTGTTGAAAACATCCAAACCACCACTCAAAATGTGGGCTGAATAACTGACGAATAACAAACATCTCTTGGAACttgcagagggaggagagagcgtGTTTTTGTTGTACTGACTAGACTGAACACTTGGGTTGTCTGTGAAATATTACTCCCTGATATAAACCTTGACTCATCATTGGCTCATAAATAACCAGCGGTGGGTGAAGGCCGGCTGCTCACAGGCTTCACCAGGCATGTGTAAAGCCAGCCTATTGTCGGCCTCTTGCTGCAGATGTTCAAACTATCAGAGCTGCCAGAAAATTGCCACAATAAACAGTCTACATTTTAATGCTATAATGTGTGCAATTTCAAACAGCGTCCAACGGGGTGACCCCTATTCACAGAAGATTTGGCAATTACAGCCTCCCTTGTCGGatcccctcccccatcctctGGGAGCAGAGAGGAATCCACACACACGGCGCAGAGGCAGCACTCCATGACCATCAGCGAagagccagacacacacacacacacacagccaggcaAGCAGGCTGCGGGGGAATATGAGAGCCGTACACTGGAAACGCTGGAGAGCATTGAGTGTCAATTAGCCTTTTCAGAAACGCGAATTCCTTTCCCCAGCCATCGTGTCTTTACCCAGTCCCACAAGCGGCCTGGTGGCCTACAGTGAGAATAAATCTCACGGGCCTCATAAGTCCAGCAACCCAGACAAGATGTTGCTGTGCACGCGCCACAGGGCCAACATGACAGCAGCATTTGTATTCATCAGCATCTCAACCTCTGAGATTGACATTGATGTTTTTCTGATTACCTACAGGCCTCTATTAAGCCTACTTCTGACCCACGATGGAAAGCAGGTTGATGATTAATGCATCCAAGGTAAGCTATTCAGTTTCCACAACATTGAATCGGAAAATAAAGGCAGCCGTTGCATCTGATGCCTCAATGCTAGTGTCGTTGAACGCTTTTCTTTCGGGTTAAATGAAATCCGCCGTGAGCAGATCTCAGATTGGTATAGAGAGTCGAATCCCACCAGGCAGCAGCTTGGCCCCCGAACATGAAACCACAACAAACTGCTGCACTTGTGTCCTGCACCCTCAATGAAAACAGCCAGGCTCTGGAGTGCAGCTGCTAATTCAGCACCTGTCCTGCTTAATCTCTACAGTTTCAAACTAGTAAATATACGATTATAACCAAATAGTTGTTATTTAATCCACATGGGGAGCATTGCTTTCCTATTCCCAACGGTCCATCGTGCACCTTCGagccaaaaaacaaacaaaacagagcTACTTCAGGTTTCTGTCATGGCATGCCGTTGAGACGGAAAATCCCATAACAAGATGATAATTTGTTACAATTTACGTCCACACATCCATGCATATATTTCGGCTTGTCCGATCTTCCCATCAGTATGATTTAGGAATTCTCACTTCCACATCCCACAGCCTTTCCCCCAGGAGACAGACAGTCCTGTGGGGAGGGGATCAGTGCTAGAGTTACTGGAGCGCCCCTCCTCCCATGCCCATATATGGTATGAGCGGGCTGAGCTGGAGCCTGCGCTGCGGCCTGTCCTAAGTCCACATCGCTCACCTGTGTTGAAACGCGACGAGGAGGCGCGGGTCAAGGATGTTTTCCTCCGGCTCCCATGTGTTGTATctgtagagaggagagagcaactGTCAGCCAGCTGTCACGTGGTCCTTTTTTCAAAACCGACACACaggccgtcacacacacacacacacacacacacactcacacacattcccaCATCTTCAGCGTGACTGTGCAGTCGGTGTGGAGTGGACAGGTAAGGCCGGCGTCCGCTGCAACATCCACATGATGTCGCTCTCAATTGAATTTGGGAAACGACTATTAGTCACATTCCCGCGACAGCAGATCCACCTTCAGGACACGCAACCGCAGAGCAAACATGTCAGAAGAGGAATTGGCTCTATGTGCTATTGCAAACGGTGCTCCAGCACCAACATACAGTCGGCCATTTTAGCACCACTGTCTCGTAAATTCGCTGGCAGAGCAGAAATAATTAAAACGGGATTACATGGCTGTGCCTACCCCCCTTCCCTCGCATAAATTAGTGAAGGCATCCGCGGATACACTGAAGCACATACCGACCGCGCTctccttgcacacacacacacacacacacacacacacacacacacacacacacacacacacacacacacacacacacacacacacacgcacacaaccacACGCTCTGTGCGCGCACGCCCTTGGTAAATGGCATTTTTAGGTAACAACACTCGATTTTAATGCAATATTACGCTTGTTTTTATTGCAGTGAAGATAGTAAAGATAGTGATAATTGCATGAGGACTTACTTCGGAGACCAGCCTCGCCACTTGACCAGGTACTCGATCTTGCCCTGTGATGGTGGAGAAGAGAAATATGGTGAGGCTCGTGTTAAACGCAACATTTCAACGTTTTGCAAACGCGCCCTCCTCTCCTACCTTGCGGATGCGCTTCTTTTCGATGCCCTCCACCGCAAAGACGTGCTCTCCGGCGGCAGGGAGCTCCATTCTCGGCTGAATCCGATCGCGGTGGACGGGGGAGTCGGTGATAAATGTTGGCTACGCACAGTCGATGTGCCTTCCACTCGGTGCGTGCTGTGCGCGCTTGGTAGTTTTCCAGTTGTATCCAAATCCAACTGtattccctccacctctcctcctctctctcgctctcgctcgccccccctctctctctcgctccctccctctctctctctctctccgttgcaCACTCCACAGTCCGGGCTATGAGCATACAGATATTCACAGTGCGGCTGCGAGCAGCTCTTTTCGTGCAATAGCTTCAGCTCGATGCATGACgtcaggaggggagggggaggaggagaccttGCACAGAGGTTGGGGTTTATCCCGTGCGTGCTGGACTGCAGGAGGGATATCTGGAAATTCAAATCAATCACTGCCCTACTGTTACAGCACTAATGCATACAATCTACTCGTGCAGTTGCATCGATTCTTTTTTCATAGCAATGCTCGTGGGAACCCCTCCTCCAACAGCTGATACGCTATTCACATGAGAAAACTACTTGGTTGAGTTGTATTCAAGTAGGGTGTGTGTATTAATAGTATGCCTTTACAATAGATGCGTCAATTAAATTGGATCGGGCATTTTAATTGCAGCAAAATTCCGTGTAACACTTCAGCTTAAATAAGCATGTTTGTCTCCAGTCACCTATCTCCACGCCAGGAGACCTCTGGCCTTGAAGGTGACAGCAGTGAGTGACTAAAGCTTGTTTATCAAACCCAGGCACCGATGAAATGCACGTTCCCGGTTTTTTTCCCAGTCCCCTGAAAGCAACCCAGAGATGTGCAGACGGAGGCTCACACTTCGATCTGTTGACAGCGCCCTGCAAATATAGGTCACACAAAGTGATTGTCAAACTGGGGGCTTGTCCTCTGGGCTCAACCTCTATATATTGGACACGGAGCAGAGGGTTGATGTATAGACTTCAGCCTATATACCTGTGGTAACTCTCTAATGGTGCCAGAAAGCTCAGCCTGTTTCCCCTCAAATCAGCAGTGCCGCCTGCTCTCGGTTGAACTATTGGTCGTCTATCTGCATCTTGACAATTTAAATCACAAAAGCATAAACCACATCACCAGTGAGTATGTACTGTGTGCTGTAAACGTCCGCCGCGTTAAGTCAACAGATTTATGGGGACTTAATTGGAAACATGAGCGGCAACGTGCGTTCGGGCATTAAAACGCCTGTTTTTGTGCGCAACTTGCGATGTGTGCGCGTGATTGTCATCAAACAGACGCAATTCGTTTGAGTGCGTGGCACGGATGGCGTCAAAAGAGAATCAAacaagctttaaaaaataaacgaaAAAAAACGATGCTTTTCTGGCTCCAAAAATAATTCTGCACCGCAAGGGTTAAACTGGAGCCTCTCAGCAGAGCGGCAGCGGCCAGCCTATTAAATACAGGCACGATATATCTCTGCCCTGCCATATAAGGCAATGGAGAAAAAGCACCGTGATATGGCATTTTACACTCAATAATTCCCGAGTTTCACTCTTGAAATGTGTGCAGGGAGGGGTTAGGACCCGAAAAACGGGAAACGTGCTCGATTAAAACTCCGTTTATTCGCTTTATTCCGTTTTTTCCCCGTGCTCTTCAGCCGCGGCCAGGGAGCGCATACGCCCTGCTTCCCTAGCAACAGcatgaaaggagagagagagagggagagggggggagagagagagaaaacagagagagagagaaagagagagagagagaatttaaGTTTGTGACAAACAAACGAGCTCTTGATAAAATGGCACCAAGGAACCGATGTTTCCTCAATCATTCTGTTGTCTTTGAACAGATCCCATCGAATCGAAATGCATATTCAAAGGGTATGAGCGCATGATAGAGGGAAGTGTGTATTGGGAGGTATTCACTGTGAGCTCTGTTTATTCACTAAGTACCCAAAATACAAATTATGTATCATTTTGTGTTTGCAGTGGCGGCGATGACGCCTGCAGTCTGTCAAGACAGAGGCAATCATTTAGAAACCCCTGTGACTCAGCCTGCCGGAGTCTGGGATCTGATCACAGCTcgatgatataaatatatttggttttatcacaataaataaatcaaaagacaTTAGCCTACCAGAATGCGCTTCAGTCACCTGCAACACTATAAAGTGAAACAGcgtcccaccctccctcccccacacacacacacacacacacacgtaaatgtCTTCTTAATTTACATCGATCAGGTTTCCACCGAGGTATATGAAGGTTTGAGGACTGGGAAACCTTTCGTTctttaaacatatatttttgtgtattttaaattgTTCCGATGAGGAGCTGTGAGCGCTCTCCTCTGTGGCGGAGGGATCCACCATGAGTGCCCG
Coding sequences:
- the cbx4 gene encoding E3 SUMO-protein ligase CBX4, with translation MELPAAGEHVFAVEGIEKKRIRKGKIEYLVKWRGWSPKYNTWEPEENILDPRLLVAFQHRERQEQLLGYRKRGPKPKHLLLQVPSFARRSCIPAGFEESSQDAEAILKPDPVPVQRPQPQQYQLNSKKHHQYQPNSQEVPADQPTNGKKKFIYQLNSKKHHHYEPDPSMYDAQASRLKEVVKVQEPASKPTNPGWNLPLALQQKWVRDKDTGCLSKVKEMAVEVMKPAVKDAESEHALKPNPKDATLPSAVSSKMKIIKNKNKNGRIVIVMSKYMDSNKAHGAKGKHGESSSEVKPQNTKPSDNNPAHTTKMVEHPENGLPKELCNGSSLPAAEHPIKCSPKDRHFSKPSPSTAEEYNTEVARGQADLPDDLPLQLTASSPLTSWSVDNNIPTPTSVDQIRIPSFPNDRKRKLSDPAEDRSVSKTYLTSRSFSVPSTVATPPQDKPMDLHCSGPRHSSTFTYEVVDSGSQEEPMDLSCPKNKKQAETEVAPEAEPVVTNTTRVIEDTQTSAEKSTEAPLKDISPFMGNIIITDITTNSLTVTFKEFVSF